From the candidate division WOR-3 bacterium genome, one window contains:
- a CDS encoding AAA family ATPase, giving the protein MGYQEFYGLKFEPFANHPDPKFYFNSPQHALAREYLIHAARGTRGLAVLLGEIGTGKTTLSRKILNELYTLGNYQVGLIVLTHSDFAPGWLFTRIANLIGLRDFGSSTTEIINRISQRLHEIYRRNEKTVIIIDEANKLRSQEILEEIRGLLNLEIADTRLISFILSGLPELEHFLASNRALYQRIAVKVKLKPMGSDTIRAYINHRLKIAGATRELFSPRAVDLICRYSDGRPRLVNITSDNALLEGYVQRKQTIDESIIERVVTNLGLKFE; this is encoded by the coding sequence GTGGGATATCAGGAATTTTACGGGCTAAAATTTGAACCATTTGCTAATCATCCTGATCCAAAATTTTATTTTAATTCCCCTCAGCACGCTCTGGCACGTGAGTATTTGATTCATGCTGCTCGTGGCACAAGGGGATTGGCTGTTCTTTTGGGTGAAATAGGAACAGGTAAGACGACGTTGTCGCGTAAGATTTTAAATGAATTATATACGCTGGGTAATTACCAGGTCGGTTTGATCGTCTTGACCCATTCGGATTTTGCACCGGGCTGGCTGTTTACCAGAATAGCGAATTTGATCGGGTTGAGGGATTTCGGCAGCTCGACGACCGAGATAATAAACCGGATATCGCAGAGGCTCCATGAGATTTATCGAAGGAACGAGAAGACGGTGATTATAATCGATGAGGCGAATAAACTCCGCAGTCAGGAGATACTGGAAGAGATTCGCGGGTTATTGAATCTCGAGATTGCTGATACACGGTTGATTTCTTTTATCCTCAGCGGTCTTCCTGAGCTGGAACATTTTTTAGCATCAAACCGGGCACTCTATCAGCGTATTGCAGTCAAGGTTAAGTTGAAACCGATGGGCAGTGATACGATCCGGGCATATATCAACCACCGATTGAAGATCGCCGGTGCAACCCGGGAACTGTTTTCACCACGGGCGGTTGATTTGATCTGCCGTTATTCAGACGGCAGGCCGCGGCTTGTGAACATCACCAGTGATAATGCCCTGTTAGAGGGTTATGTACAGAGAAAACAGACCATTGATGAGTCGATTATCGAAAGAGTGGTTACAAATTTGGGTTTAAAATTTGAATAA
- a CDS encoding tetratricopeptide repeat protein produces the protein MSGLGEAKRKVAEFEAKGDVKKAIEELEKAIQDFPKEGSLFNKLGDLYIKVNRKEDALDIYERGARVFKEETYFPNAIALCKKILRLDKERTEVYGLLGELHKELDQRGEAANYFLEYAERKMKANDVESALETYNMIKELVPNNPKILETISAIYEKVGKKEEGAEFLKEAHELETKQEKLRESLVAEEKIEKKVEKKEEEKEKKVEPEEEEAAEPEEPVKEEEPVKEEPVKEEPVKKEEVIEKPEPAEEKVEEAVEVEKEVEEEDVGESVEVKAEEEVKEESEEAEPSLEDLVSPEVAELLKDDREPESEPEKEEEVAVEEEPPEALSDIDKTIELGELYLNLGSEEEAVDCFRNAAEEAWEQKDYDTALTLNKKIADLRPFDLKSRQHMVEIAQIKKDKELEISSLLDLAESLMRREAKSEARAVYKKVLKLDPDNTTAKEMYAAFEQPKDFIDLGEVLRAEMADEKKSESLQSIEGLVSQFRREVFESIGEGDFRSRYDLGVAYKGMGLYQEAIEEFEIASKDEELKLKALEMIGSCFLERGKIDEAIGTLQEALKVTGRPTKEYFGIYFMLGNCYEDKGDMKTALKHYMAAFKIDKTVPELTKKINELKKKYLAVMKKAEKKPAPGKIQKKTAAKAVKTKKVAAKKSKITYL, from the coding sequence ATGTCAGGACTTGGTGAAGCAAAAAGAAAAGTTGCTGAATTTGAAGCAAAGGGTGATGTAAAGAAAGCCATAGAAGAATTAGAAAAGGCTATTCAGGATTTCCCCAAAGAGGGTTCATTATTTAACAAACTCGGTGATTTATATATCAAGGTTAACCGTAAAGAAGACGCCCTCGATATATATGAAAGAGGCGCCAGGGTCTTTAAAGAAGAAACATACTTTCCCAATGCCATCGCTCTCTGCAAGAAGATATTGAGATTGGATAAAGAGAGAACAGAGGTATACGGGCTGCTTGGTGAACTTCATAAAGAGCTGGATCAACGGGGAGAGGCAGCCAATTACTTCCTGGAATATGCAGAGAGAAAGATGAAAGCCAATGATGTGGAATCCGCCCTTGAAACCTATAATATGATTAAAGAGCTGGTTCCCAACAATCCCAAAATTCTTGAGACGATATCCGCCATCTATGAAAAGGTCGGAAAGAAAGAAGAAGGAGCTGAATTTTTAAAAGAGGCGCATGAGCTGGAGACCAAGCAGGAGAAACTCAGAGAATCCCTGGTCGCCGAGGAAAAGATAGAGAAGAAGGTCGAGAAAAAAGAAGAAGAGAAAGAGAAAAAGGTTGAACCGGAGGAAGAAGAGGCGGCAGAGCCCGAAGAGCCGGTAAAAGAAGAGGAGCCGGTGAAAGAAGAGCCGGTAAAAGAGGAGCCGGTGAAAAAAGAAGAGGTGATCGAAAAACCGGAACCGGCTGAAGAGAAGGTCGAAGAAGCGGTTGAGGTGGAAAAAGAAGTGGAGGAGGAAGACGTCGGAGAGTCGGTTGAAGTGAAGGCGGAGGAAGAAGTAAAAGAAGAATCAGAAGAAGCTGAGCCTTCACTGGAAGACCTGGTTTCTCCTGAGGTAGCGGAATTACTGAAAGACGATCGTGAACCGGAATCTGAGCCGGAAAAAGAAGAAGAGGTCGCGGTGGAAGAAGAACCGCCCGAAGCCCTTTCTGATATTGATAAAACCATTGAACTCGGTGAACTTTATCTCAATCTGGGGTCAGAAGAAGAAGCCGTGGACTGTTTTCGAAACGCCGCTGAAGAGGCATGGGAGCAGAAGGATTATGATACTGCCCTGACTCTTAATAAGAAGATCGCCGATCTACGGCCGTTTGATTTAAAATCGCGGCAGCATATGGTCGAGATCGCCCAGATAAAAAAAGATAAAGAGCTTGAAATAAGTTCTCTGCTTGACCTGGCTGAGTCTCTGATGCGGCGTGAGGCGAAGAGTGAAGCCCGTGCCGTATACAAGAAAGTTTTGAAACTCGATCCGGACAACACTACTGCAAAAGAGATGTACGCCGCGTTCGAACAGCCCAAGGATTTCATTGATCTCGGTGAGGTGTTGCGGGCTGAAATGGCGGATGAGAAGAAATCCGAGAGCTTGCAGAGTATTGAAGGGCTTGTATCGCAGTTCAGGCGGGAGGTTTTTGAGTCGATCGGCGAAGGTGATTTCCGTTCACGCTATGATCTCGGGGTTGCATATAAAGGAATGGGTTTGTATCAGGAAGCGATTGAAGAGTTCGAGATCGCCAGTAAAGACGAGGAGCTTAAACTCAAGGCGCTTGAGATGATCGGTTCCTGTTTTCTGGAGAGGGGTAAGATCGATGAGGCGATCGGAACGCTTCAGGAGGCGTTGAAGGTGACGGGTCGTCCAACAAAGGAATACTTCGGGATCTATTTCATGCTCGGTAATTGTTACGAAGATAAGGGTGATATGAAGACCGCACTCAAACATTATATGGCGGCGTTCAAGATTGATAAAACGGTTCCTGAATTGACCAAGAAGATCAATGAATTGAAGAAAAAATATCTTGCCGTGATGAAAAAGGCGGAGAAAAAACCTGCTCCTGGAAAGATTCAGAAGAAAACAGCCGCGAAGGCTGTTAAGACCAAAAAAGTTGCGGCAAAGAAGTCAAAGATAACATATTTATAA
- a CDS encoding AAA family ATPase codes for MGYESFYKLKEHPFSFTTDEKFYYDSPQHSKALIKLSHAVETEKGLALLIGDIGTGKTTLSRRLLDQLIDKDVEATLLVIIHSEITSLWFLKKIALMLETPVDSENKIDIITAVYHRLLDLTGKNKKVVILVDEANMLQKKAIMEEIRGLLNLESERGKLLNFILFGLPEMEDYLKLDPPLYQRIAVRCVLDALDENATYNYIVHRLRVAGCTKPLFTKEALKKIFVYSKGIPRTINAICDNALLEGFLLKKQIVDQKIIDDVSQDLGLAAQES; via the coding sequence ATGGGATACGAAAGTTTTTATAAATTAAAAGAACACCCCTTTAGTTTCACTACAGATGAAAAATTTTATTATGATTCCCCGCAACACTCAAAGGCGTTGATAAAATTGTCGCATGCGGTTGAGACCGAAAAGGGATTGGCGCTTCTTATCGGTGATATCGGAACGGGTAAGACGACGTTGTCCCGTCGTCTTCTGGACCAGCTCATCGACAAAGATGTCGAGGCGACGCTTCTTGTTATAATCCATTCGGAAATCACTTCCTTGTGGTTTTTAAAGAAGATAGCACTTATGCTCGAAACACCGGTGGATTCCGAAAACAAGATCGACATAATAACTGCTGTATACCACCGGTTGCTCGATTTGACGGGTAAGAACAAAAAGGTCGTGATTCTCGTCGACGAAGCGAACATGCTTCAAAAGAAAGCGATAATGGAAGAGATCAGAGGGTTGCTTAATCTGGAATCAGAACGCGGCAAGCTTTTGAACTTTATCCTGTTCGGCCTACCTGAGATGGAGGATTATTTGAAACTTGATCCTCCGTTGTATCAAAGGATTGCTGTCCGCTGTGTTCTCGACGCCCTCGACGAAAATGCGACCTATAATTACATCGTTCATCGACTGCGCGTCGCCGGATGCACAAAACCTTTGTTTACAAAAGAGGCCCTGAAGAAAATATTCGTTTATTCAAAAGGCATTCCCCGTACAATCAATGCGATATGTGATAATGCTTTATTGGAAGGTTTTCTTCTGAAGAAACAGATAGTCGATCAAAAAATAATCGATGATGTATCTCAAGATCTGGGACTTGCTGCACAAGAAAGCTGA
- a CDS encoding imidazolonepropionase, with protein MALLIRNASEILTMKNGLGVLKNSSLLITDSRIKSLGNLKKIPGKVKVINAKGCVVCPGFVDSHTHLVFGGSREDEFAMRISGVKYEKIAKAGGGIANTVRMTRKAGAEELYKSATARLKNLARHGTTTVEIKSGYGLSTVEETKILKVIKKLQRNSELDVIPTFLVHTIPQDMKKRDYVDLVIEEMIPEIAGKKLAVFCDIFCDKLAFSRKESEKILRCARDFNFKLKIHADQFSNSGGAQLAAELKCISADHLDYTTKSELKKMKKAGVVPTLLPGVSFFLQLKKKPNIKAYQQTGVHAALASDFNPGSCMIYAMPKIISFACLIFKMPIEDALLGATKYGAKALDLFDKIGSIEEGKQADLVVLSVDNYKKIPYYFGEDIVKYTIKKGRIIYGKNR; from the coding sequence ATGGCGCTTTTGATCCGAAATGCTTCAGAAATTCTTACCATGAAAAACGGGCTTGGAGTTTTGAAGAACAGCTCGTTACTCATTACGGACAGCAGGATTAAAAGTCTCGGTAATCTGAAGAAAATTCCGGGAAAGGTTAAGGTGATTAATGCAAAAGGATGTGTGGTCTGTCCCGGTTTTGTTGATTCCCATACCCATCTTGTCTTCGGTGGTTCACGGGAAGATGAATTCGCCATGCGTATTTCCGGAGTGAAGTATGAGAAGATCGCCAAGGCAGGGGGCGGCATTGCAAACACCGTAAGGATGACGCGCAAAGCGGGTGCGGAAGAACTTTACAAGTCGGCGACGGCAAGATTGAAGAACCTCGCCCGGCATGGTACCACCACCGTGGAGATAAAGAGCGGATACGGTTTATCCACTGTTGAAGAGACGAAGATTTTAAAGGTCATAAAAAAGCTGCAAAGGAATTCTGAACTTGATGTCATCCCCACGTTTCTCGTCCACACGATTCCTCAGGATATGAAGAAAAGGGATTACGTCGACCTTGTAATCGAGGAGATGATTCCCGAAATTGCAGGTAAAAAATTGGCGGTTTTTTGCGACATCTTCTGTGATAAACTCGCATTCAGCAGAAAAGAGAGCGAGAAGATTTTACGTTGCGCCCGGGACTTCAACTTTAAATTAAAGATACACGCCGATCAATTCTCCAACAGCGGCGGCGCCCAGCTGGCGGCGGAACTCAAGTGTATTTCAGCGGATCACTTAGACTATACCACAAAGAGTGAACTCAAGAAGATGAAGAAGGCAGGGGTTGTTCCGACATTGCTCCCGGGAGTTTCTTTTTTCCTCCAGCTCAAGAAAAAACCTAATATCAAGGCATATCAGCAGACAGGAGTCCATGCGGCACTTGCTTCGGATTTCAACCCCGGTTCCTGTATGATATATGCCATGCCGAAGATAATCTCCTTTGCATGCCTCATCTTTAAGATGCCGATAGAAGACGCTCTGCTGGGAGCGACGAAATATGGTGCAAAGGCACTTGACCTTTTTGATAAAATTGGTAGTATTGAAGAAGGAAAGCAGGCGGATCTCGTGGTGTTGTCGGTTGATAATTATAAAAAAATTCCTTATTATTTCGGTGAAGATATTGTTAAGTATACAATCAAAAAAGGAAGGATAATATATGGAAAAAATCGTTGA
- a CDS encoding ATP-binding protein: MLSKIISCATFGIEGYLVDVEVDLTTGLPGFTTVGLPDNAVKESKDRVYAAIKNAGFRFPSRKITVNLAPADIKKEGSSFDLPIAIGILSASQTIRSAHLRRYALLGELSLDGTLRPVKGAISVSLAAKANKLDGLIIPRANAKEAAIVEGIDVYGFDNLVEVVAFLNGEMDLQPTVVDREKIFETVSRYPVDFAEVKGQHHAKRALEIAAAGGHNILMIGPPGTGKTMLARRLVTILPKMTLDEALETTKIHSVAGVLSMNDSLVGTRPYRAPHHTISDAGIIGGGHVPKPGEVSLAHNGVLFLDELPEFHKNVIEVLRQPLEDGSVTIGRAKVTLTYPARFMLAAAMNPCPCGYFTDPYHECRCTPQQIQRYHSKISGPLLDRIDIHIEVPSLKYDELKSTQSAESSEKIRNRVNRAREVQIARYNGKKKVYCNAHLGSREIRRFCAIDDESQSLLKTAIQKFGLSARAYDKVLKVARTIADLEGEGDIKVQHVAEAIQYRSLDKNVWHRL; the protein is encoded by the coding sequence ATGTTATCAAAAATTATTTCATGTGCCACATTCGGTATCGAGGGGTATCTTGTAGATGTTGAAGTGGATTTAACCACAGGCTTACCCGGTTTTACTACAGTGGGATTACCGGACAACGCGGTAAAGGAATCAAAAGACAGGGTGTATGCAGCGATCAAGAACGCCGGTTTTAGATTTCCTTCCCGGAAGATTACCGTGAACCTTGCACCTGCGGATATAAAAAAAGAGGGTTCAAGTTTTGACCTGCCTATTGCAATCGGAATATTGTCCGCATCTCAGACCATCCGCAGCGCCCATCTGAGACGTTATGCACTGCTCGGTGAATTATCCTTAGACGGCACACTCCGTCCTGTAAAAGGAGCGATCTCTGTTTCCCTGGCGGCGAAGGCGAACAAACTTGACGGCTTGATTATACCGCGGGCGAATGCTAAAGAGGCGGCGATCGTCGAAGGCATCGATGTTTACGGCTTTGACAATCTGGTTGAAGTCGTTGCTTTTTTGAACGGCGAAATGGATCTTCAACCGACTGTCGTGGATCGGGAGAAGATATTCGAAACGGTTTCCCGATACCCGGTGGATTTCGCCGAGGTGAAAGGTCAACACCATGCCAAGCGCGCTCTGGAGATCGCCGCAGCCGGGGGTCATAACATCCTGATGATCGGTCCGCCGGGTACGGGTAAGACCATGCTCGCGCGCCGATTGGTTACAATTCTGCCGAAGATGACGCTGGATGAGGCTCTGGAAACGACCAAAATTCATTCAGTTGCCGGAGTACTTTCAATGAACGATTCATTGGTCGGCACCCGTCCTTATCGGGCACCCCATCATACGATTTCCGATGCCGGAATAATCGGGGGTGGGCATGTGCCCAAGCCGGGTGAGGTGTCCCTGGCGCACAACGGTGTGCTCTTTCTGGACGAATTGCCTGAGTTTCACAAAAATGTGATTGAGGTGTTGCGTCAACCCCTGGAAGATGGTTCAGTGACGATCGGCAGAGCAAAAGTGACCCTGACTTATCCGGCGAGATTCATGCTCGCCGCGGCGATGAATCCCTGTCCCTGCGGTTATTTTACTGATCCTTATCACGAATGTCGCTGTACTCCTCAGCAGATCCAGCGCTACCATTCAAAGATCTCAGGTCCTCTTCTTGACCGTATCGATATCCATATTGAAGTACCGTCACTCAAATACGATGAACTGAAATCGACTCAATCGGCGGAATCATCCGAAAAAATCCGCAACAGGGTGAATCGGGCGCGGGAAGTGCAGATTGCGCGTTACAATGGAAAGAAGAAGGTTTATTGCAATGCCCATCTCGGTTCAAGAGAGATCCGAAGATTCTGTGCGATCGATGATGAATCACAGTCATTGCTTAAGACCGCGATCCAGAAGTTCGGGCTTTCTGCCCGTGCGTACGATAAGGTTTTGAAGGTGGCGCGGACCATCGCTGATCTGGAAGGAGAAGGAGATATAAAGGTCCAGCACGTCGCCGAGGCGATTCAGTATCGTTCCCTCGATAAAAACGTCTGGCACAGATTGTAA
- the ftcD gene encoding glutamate formimidoyltransferase gives MEKIVECIPNFSEGRDQSKLDQILEAIKSAGVELLDQEKDPDHNRAVVTFVGTPEAALEAAFRGIKKASELIDLNKHKGEHPRMGATDVVPFVPIKNVTTRECIELAKRLGKRVAEELKIPVYLYEDAATRPDRKNLANIRKGEFEGLREEIETNPDRRPDFGEPRIHPTAGATVIGARFPLIAFNMNLNTSDVSIAQKIAKAIRFGSGGYRYVKSLGFMLKEENRAQISCNMTNYTKTPLYRVFETAKREAERYGTSIKESEIVGLVPEKALIDTAIYYLQLDRFSEDQILEYKLHGKGTKQSIMDFLHVLALAKPTPGGGSVAALQAALGTALLSMVTGITVNKTKDNELKDFHGFLKLSVYEFYRFIDRDKEAFDKVLEAFRLPESTDSEKQEKEVAVQDAYKHAAQVPFEVCKKILFIHPYARILAEKGLKNAISDVGVALYSLHSAFLSARLNVLINLNSITDKEFTESIKTELDSLKKQEENSCGEIENIFLTKL, from the coding sequence ATGGAAAAAATCGTTGAATGCATTCCCAATTTCAGTGAGGGAAGAGATCAATCAAAACTCGATCAAATTTTAGAAGCGATAAAGAGTGCCGGTGTGGAATTGCTCGATCAGGAAAAAGACCCTGACCATAATCGGGCGGTTGTAACGTTCGTCGGCACTCCTGAAGCGGCACTCGAGGCAGCGTTCAGAGGTATTAAAAAGGCTTCGGAATTGATTGATTTGAACAAACACAAAGGTGAACATCCGCGTATGGGTGCGACTGATGTGGTACCGTTTGTTCCGATTAAAAACGTTACAACCCGGGAGTGCATAGAGCTGGCGAAACGATTGGGTAAGCGGGTTGCCGAGGAGCTCAAGATCCCCGTATACCTTTATGAAGACGCCGCCACCCGGCCCGACCGTAAAAATCTTGCAAATATCCGCAAAGGTGAATTCGAAGGTTTAAGGGAAGAGATTGAGACGAATCCGGATCGCCGCCCTGACTTTGGTGAACCCAGGATACATCCCACCGCCGGTGCTACGGTGATCGGTGCACGGTTCCCTCTGATCGCCTTTAATATGAATTTGAACACCTCGGACGTTTCGATCGCCCAGAAGATCGCCAAGGCGATCAGATTCGGAAGCGGTGGTTACAGATATGTGAAGTCACTCGGTTTTATGCTTAAAGAGGAGAATCGCGCCCAGATTTCCTGTAATATGACCAATTATACGAAGACCCCTCTCTATCGGGTATTCGAGACCGCCAAACGTGAAGCAGAGAGATACGGCACTTCAATCAAAGAGTCAGAGATTGTCGGACTTGTACCTGAAAAGGCTTTGATCGATACCGCGATATATTATCTGCAGCTTGATCGCTTCAGCGAAGACCAGATCCTTGAATATAAGCTCCACGGTAAAGGAACCAAGCAATCGATAATGGATTTTTTGCATGTCCTTGCGCTTGCAAAACCGACACCGGGCGGTGGAAGCGTCGCCGCGCTCCAGGCTGCGCTCGGGACCGCACTGCTGTCCATGGTTACCGGCATTACCGTAAACAAAACCAAAGACAATGAATTAAAGGATTTTCACGGTTTCTTGAAGTTGAGTGTCTATGAGTTTTACCGCTTCATTGACAGAGACAAGGAAGCCTTTGATAAAGTGCTTGAGGCATTCAGGTTGCCGGAATCGACTGATTCCGAGAAGCAGGAAAAAGAGGTTGCGGTTCAGGATGCCTATAAACACGCGGCTCAGGTGCCTTTTGAAGTCTGCAAAAAGATACTCTTTATCCATCCCTATGCCAGGATTCTCGCTGAAAAAGGATTAAAGAATGCAATTTCAGATGTAGGGGTGGCGCTCTATTCACTCCACAGTGCTTTCCTCTCCGCCCGTCTCAATGTTTTAATCAATCTCAATTCGATCACTGATAAAGAATTCACTGAGAGCATCAAGACCGAACTTGATTCTTTGAAAAAACAGGAGGAAAATTCCTGCGGGGAAATTGAAAATATCTTCTTGACAAAGTTATGA
- a CDS encoding tetratricopeptide repeat protein — MEMELLEKSREYIREGQMEKAQIILRRILSENPNEAKALEISGDLALKQGRINEAIQRYDNASNKYTNDNRYAEAIICLEKIKMLDKTNEEVFSRLADLYRFYGLPNKAVTTILDLCGWAIEEKKDAVFVSALRKIVELQPKNLELRFSFAKILLSIERTQEAEDELKKIKSLAEEAGKSELVEEVAKLLPQTDGGEELDPKSRIELGNLLYEIGSKDEALVEFNKAVSDLLESGETEDALNVLNRIVEIDPNNKEAINKIKELTGESVVEEPEQKEEEETSEAATEEEIVAEAPSETPEEVVEESVPEAEVEQAPEAGESEAPPEEKTEEAAEEPSAEAEEPTGEAMEMFQDLGQDIEGFVPATDSSETAVKEEVAPETETEEKPDDEISKLEGQIADIEFLLKETETIAKPKFEIAKEFDDFRNRIVWQDEDLNKKLKLAETAFNNELYETALAYIQDINSNKETWPLSLEITGRCLIKLGRYNEAKKSLAGFLLIDEISEEDKMELRYLLASAYEGLGDFDNAMREIERILSINPNYKDVKEIYALMGGKEFEVPEKTVEKVVEQEPAVREEIPQPAPEPQTPPTEPTAPRITEPAPPEENYPTIIEEIPQYQEPITQPPLSEKPQRKLKEEIPDIEEPKGENIAFL; from the coding sequence ATGGAAATGGAACTTTTAGAAAAAAGCAGGGAGTATATACGGGAAGGCCAGATGGAGAAGGCTCAAATTATTCTACGCAGAATTCTCAGTGAAAATCCCAACGAAGCAAAGGCGTTAGAAATATCGGGCGATCTCGCTCTCAAGCAGGGCAGAATCAATGAGGCGATTCAGCGTTATGACAACGCCAGCAATAAATATACCAATGACAATCGGTATGCCGAAGCGATAATCTGTCTGGAAAAGATTAAGATGCTCGACAAAACAAACGAAGAGGTCTTTTCCCGTCTCGCCGATCTCTATAGATTCTACGGTTTACCGAACAAAGCGGTTACCACGATCCTTGATTTGTGTGGCTGGGCGATTGAAGAAAAGAAGGATGCTGTTTTCGTTTCTGCTCTGCGCAAGATAGTTGAACTCCAACCTAAAAATCTTGAGCTGAGGTTCTCTTTTGCGAAGATTTTACTTTCCATTGAACGGACACAGGAAGCAGAGGATGAGTTGAAGAAGATAAAATCTCTTGCAGAAGAAGCCGGAAAGAGCGAACTGGTTGAAGAAGTGGCTAAATTACTTCCCCAGACCGATGGAGGAGAAGAACTTGATCCGAAGAGCCGTATTGAACTTGGCAATCTGTTGTACGAAATCGGTTCAAAGGACGAGGCGCTCGTTGAATTCAACAAAGCGGTGAGTGATCTGCTGGAGAGCGGTGAGACTGAAGACGCCCTTAATGTCCTTAATCGAATCGTGGAGATCGATCCCAATAACAAAGAGGCGATTAACAAAATAAAAGAGTTGACCGGCGAATCTGTCGTTGAGGAACCTGAACAAAAGGAAGAGGAAGAGACCTCTGAAGCAGCGACCGAAGAGGAGATTGTCGCTGAGGCACCTTCAGAAACACCCGAGGAGGTGGTCGAAGAGTCTGTTCCTGAGGCAGAGGTAGAGCAGGCTCCTGAGGCGGGTGAATCAGAAGCGCCTCCAGAAGAAAAAACAGAAGAAGCGGCTGAAGAACCTTCTGCAGAGGCAGAAGAACCGACCGGAGAAGCGATGGAAATGTTTCAAGACCTCGGTCAGGATATCGAAGGTTTTGTTCCAGCTACTGACTCTTCAGAGACCGCGGTTAAAGAAGAAGTGGCACCGGAAACAGAGACAGAGGAGAAACCGGATGATGAGATCTCGAAGTTAGAGGGGCAGATTGCAGATATTGAATTTCTTCTCAAAGAGACAGAGACAATCGCCAAGCCGAAGTTCGAGATTGCAAAGGAATTCGATGATTTCAGAAACAGGATTGTATGGCAGGATGAAGATTTGAACAAGAAACTGAAACTTGCCGAGACGGCGTTCAATAATGAGCTGTATGAAACCGCACTGGCGTATATTCAGGATATTAACAGTAATAAAGAAACCTGGCCTCTCTCTTTAGAAATAACCGGCAGGTGCCTGATAAAGCTGGGGCGCTATAATGAAGCCAAGAAGAGCCTGGCGGGATTTTTACTCATCGATGAAATTTCCGAAGAGGACAAGATGGAATTGCGTTATCTGCTCGCTTCCGCCTATGAAGGATTGGGTGATTTTGATAATGCAATGAGGGAGATTGAGCGGATATTGAGTATTAATCCGAATTACAAAGACGTAAAAGAAATCTATGCACTTATGGGCGGAAAGGAATTCGAAGTACCTGAAAAAACGGTTGAAAAGGTTGTTGAGCAAGAACCCGCGGTCAGGGAAGAGATTCCGCAACCTGCACCGGAACCACAGACACCACCGACCGAGCCGACGGCACCCCGAATTACCGAACCGGCGCCTCCCGAAGAGAACTATCCGACGATCATTGAAGAAATTCCTCAATATCAAGAACCGATCACTCAACCGCCTCTCTCGGAAAAACCTCAGAGGAAATTAAAAGAGGAGATACCTGATATTGAAGAACCAAAGGGTGAGAATATTGCATTTCTCTAA
- a CDS encoding T9SS type A sorting domain-containing protein, translating into MDFNNDGLLDLIVGDRNGYVNYFRRLSNGTLTEEPDLIANGVTINVGLNSAPQIIDWNEDGLLDLIIGNDATSGERIRLYLNSGTPSQYLFTTYSELQYTNATYISFSRCNPHVTDLNNDGKKDLVIGEDYGHVYYLENVGTNAAPQFSEAVMLEANGSPISFPSGYTDLKVWVDDWNEDGTKDLIVGNYKDSVHLYIAYPIGVKEEEKSSIRDVVFRAVPNPASTGTVIHYQAVNSGAVNLSVYDIEGRLIKTIAAGYREPGVYQVFWNGMDESNNPVGNGVYLYRLSTEDGVYVNKLIVLR; encoded by the coding sequence GTGGATTTTAATAATGACGGACTTCTGGACCTTATCGTCGGTGACCGCAACGGTTATGTAAACTATTTCAGACGACTTTCCAATGGAACCCTCACTGAAGAACCGGACCTTATTGCAAATGGCGTAACCATAAATGTGGGTTTGAATTCAGCACCACAGATCATCGATTGGAATGAAGACGGCTTACTCGACCTCATCATTGGTAATGATGCTACTTCTGGTGAGCGCATCAGACTGTATTTGAACAGCGGTACACCTTCGCAGTACCTTTTTACGACTTACTCGGAGCTTCAGTACACTAATGCAACCTATATTTCATTCAGCCGCTGCAATCCTCATGTTACAGATTTAAACAATGACGGCAAAAAGGATCTTGTGATCGGAGAAGATTACGGCCATGTATATTATCTGGAGAATGTCGGAACAAATGCAGCACCACAGTTCAGTGAAGCCGTAATGCTCGAAGCCAATGGTTCACCCATTTCATTTCCCTCTGGTTATACTGATTTAAAGGTGTGGGTAGATGATTGGAATGAAGACGGAACCAAGGATCTGATTGTCGGTAATTATAAAGATAGCGTTCATCTTTATATCGCCTATCCGATAGGCGTGAAGGAAGAGGAGAAGAGTTCAATCAGAGATGTCGTGTTCAGGGCGGTTCCCAATCCAGCATCAACCGGGACGGTGATTCATTACCAGGCGGTTAACAGCGGTGCGGTGAATCTTTCCGTCTATGACATTGAAGGAAGGTTGATAAAGACGATAGCCGCCGGGTATCGAGAACCCGGTGTATATCAGGTTTTCTGGAATGGGATGGATGAATCCAATAATCCGGTGGGAAACGGCGTCTATCTTTACCGACTTTCGACAGAGGATGGAGTATACGTTAATAAATTGATTGTCTTGAGATAG